ACTCCAGAAACGGGTTTATGAAGGGCCAAAGCGCCTCAAGCGCTCCGACGACGACGGTTCCCAGGAATTGGGCCAGCAAAACGAGCAGGGGCTCTAGCGCTTGAATGGCCTCGACCAGCAGAATTCCGATGAAGCTAGCGAGCATCGCAAAGGCTGGCTGGAGAGCCGTTAGGATGGGGGCAATCGTCTTTAGGGCCTGCCCCAGTACATTCCCGACAAGGCTGGAGATCGACGTCAGAATGGGCATTAGTGCGACTAGAGAAGCGCTCAGTCCATCGATCAGTCGGACGAGAGGGCCTGTGAGCTGACCCATCGCCCCAACGCCGGCCTCGAACAGCTTGATCGTCAGACTCAGCGCCGACTCAAGCACCTGCGAAAGACCATTCATCGCGGTCTCGAAGACGCCGGTACTCGTAAGCCGACTCACCGTTTCGCGGAACTCAGCGGCGGTGTTATTCATCAGCCGCGAGAGGAAACCGAGCGACTTGGCCCCGGCTTCGGCTAGCCCGAGAATGGCGGCTGTAAAGTCGGCCATGAAGGGCTTGATGTTCGTGAAGAAGGTGCCGACTCCGGCAAGGATCGTCTCAAGCTGCTTCATTCCGGCTGCGGACGAGACGACATCAACGAAGCCGGCGAACATATTGGACAGCCCGACCGCGACCTTGTTCAAGCCGACTTCGAGCACGCTCATTACTGGGATGAGCTGACGGAACAGAGGGGTTAGCCGATCCTGGAAGGTGGCGCTTAGGCTCGCCTTCATCCGTTCTACGGATGGGCCAAGAACGCTTGCGGCCTGCTTGATGCCGTCCATGCCCAGGGCCACCGCTGCGAAGGCAGCGCCTGCCACGAAAAGCAAGGCGGGTAGGCCAGCCAGCAGTGTCGAGAGGAGCGCTACGGCTGGTGCGGCCAGAACGGTGATTGCGGAAGCGAGCAGGGCGGTTCGGCCGGCCATGCCGCCGAACGAATTACCCGCCGAGGTCGCTGCTTCTGCGACCTCGGATAGGTTCTTCTTTGTCTTGTCCAGGTCAACGTCAACCTTCGCGGTTCCCTTGGTTGCGTTGATCTGCTTCTTCAGTGCCGCAAGCTGAGCCCGGACACCCTTCGTGTCGAGTTGGACGGGAACCTTGACCTTGATTCCCTTGACGGACTTGGTTAGCTGTGCCTGTAGTTCCTTGCGGAACTTCGAGGTATCCGGAACAACCTTGACCGATACTTTGCCGACATTTGCCTTAGCGCCTGGGCTCGTCATCTACCCTCCCCTGGCACGCCTAATCGCCTGAGTTCGGGCCAACCAGGGATTTGTCTTCGACTGAGATGCGTGAGCCTTCTTGGGCCGCTCAATGGGCTTGGGGCGCTTCGGCTTACGCTTGGAGTTGGCAGCCACGAACGCGTACGTCTGATCGTGTACGGCGTCGATTAGGGCTGCGAGGAAGTACCTGTCCACTCCCCACCCGTTGAACTGTTCGCCGCCGCGCATCGCGGCGACCGTGCGGGATTCAATGGGGAGTTGTCTGATGTGAGCCAGCAAGTACAGGGGAGACCAATCCCTGTATGCCTCTACGAGGTTGACGCCGTAGTACTGGCGGAAATCTGCAAGGATCGCCTCGCCGTGCCTGTCGAGAAGGCGGGCGAGGACTACGCTTCCCCCGCCTGGGTCTTCTCCGTCCACTTCTCGAAGAGCACCTGGTATCGAAGAAGGTCGTCACCGAGGGCTTGAACGAGCTTGTCTCCGCGGCCGTTTGCGGTCACGGTGCGCAGGACGTATGACATCGCGTCAACGATTTCGTCTTCGCTTACGTCGGCCTCGTCTACGTCCTCAAGGGACTTCAGTGCGGCGGTGACGGAGTCCCGCTCGTCACGCGGGCAGCGCAGTAGCGGGCGTAGCTCGAAGCGCTCGCTGTTCGCTTCGAAAACCAGCGGGCCGTATCGCCTGTCAAGCTCGGCCTCAAGGGCTTCGAGGGTAAAAACTTCGGACATGTGGCGGACCTTTCAAGTCTGTTTCGGTTGGCGGACTGCATGTGAGAGACAGGCGCGGAGTCCGCCAAGAACCGCGCCTGCCGAGCCATTACGAGACGTTCACGCCCGTGTCAGAGCTGATCCAGGAGAAGAGCGGCGATCCTGGGTCCTTGAGAAAGGTGGCTCGCAACGGCATGAACGCGAACTCATCAACGGCCAGCTCGATAGCGTCTTCGCGTCGGATGCTCGCCTTGGTGGCGTGGAAGCCAATGTTCACGTCGCCGTCTACAACGACGATCAGGATTGCCTTCTGAATCGGCGTGGACGGGGCTTCCTGGACCTCGAATACCCCGGGGGTCGAACCTGGGTTCGTCACCGAGTAGTAGAGGCCAAGAGCCTGCTCATCGAACTGGTGGGCGTTGAAAGTGACGTAGTCGCTTGCAACCTCGGTGGTGACCTCACGAAGGGATGCGTTCTGCCAGCTCCCCCTTAGCTCGGTCTCTCCGCCGTCGAAGCCGAATACGGGAAGCTCGTCCCGGGCGGTGTGACCCAGCGTTTCGTAGGTGGCAAAGCCGGTATCTGGGTCGAATGCCGCCACTGCGGACGGCGTGGGAGCGGCGGTGCCGGGTGGGGCCACATAGATGTAGCCCCGGGCCGGAGTAATAACCGCATTGTCGTTAAGTGCCATTACGGGGGTCCTAGGATCTCGGCGGCCTGAGGCCAATCTCAATGAGTCCCTGAATCCGCCACGTGTCGTCATAGCCGGAATCGAACTGCGTCGGCCCCATCGTTTCGTTGGCCGAATGCAGATAGCCGGCAGGCGTCAGAGTTTGCCTGTCAACGGCATCCCAGATTGCTTGACGTGCGTCGAGAAACAGGTTTTCGCACACGATCAGTCCGCCCTGTGCGTAGGCGGTCAGCTCGATCACCGGGAGATCGAGTCGATTTGGGTCTCTCGCGATTCCGCCGAGACGCCTTACATTGAGGATGGGATAAACCCGGTCATCCACGTCGGGTACCCAGGAGGTGACTGTGACGCCGGGAAGCGCGGTGCGCAGAATCGGAATCAGAACCTCTTGGATACGCGGCATCTTGCGCGCAACCACGGGTCCTCCAAGCGCTACGGGATCAGCCCCGATGCGCGGTGAATGATGTATAGGCCGTTGACCCAGCGACCCGATACGTTATGGAGGTGGCCGAACTCCAACGGAGCCGCGGCGTCTCCGACTAGAGAAATCTCGTAGTCAAGGAAGCCGTACTTCTCCTTGAGGTTCTTCTCCATCTCGATCTTGTGATCACCGGTGATCCGGTGTGGCAGCAGAAGCCGCTGCGCCTTTGCGCGGATCTTCTCTGCGGCGTCCTTCACGGCATCCAGGACTTCAGGGCGCTGTGAGATGACCTTGTTCATTGCCTTCTGGCCGATGAGCTGTACTCGGTTAGCCATTAGGTGCGCCTGATGATGTAGTCGTAATGGGCTGTGCGCCTTGAGCCGTTGAAGTAGCGGGCATCACCGATGACGCTGTATCGAACGCCTCGCCACTCGACCTGTGCCTGTGCGCCGAGTAGGAAGGGGAAGCTTCGCGGCAACCTCAGGCGGTAGACGGCTTCGGTCTCGAAACCTTCGTTGTCCTGCTCGGACCTGCGGGACGAGGTTCCCGACTGTGCGAGGAGTTGAACGGTCGCCCTGGTGGTGACTCCCACTGAGCTGGCTCGGCGGCTCACGTTGCCGTCAGAGTCAATCCACTGCTCTTCCTGGTAGACGGTTACGGTCTCCCTACCTCGGTCTAGGAGCGTCATGTACGGAACTCCGTCCATTCAGGCCCTAGCTCGCCGTCCCAGGCAGGGAGTTGGTCAAAAGGGGTTGTGGCGTCTTCCCACGGGTGGAAGGACAGAGGCCCGTAGGGCTTGAGGTAGGGGCGCACCGTGTAGGCCCCCGACTTAACGCCGAGAAGCGTCCACTCACGGGCCATGATGTCGAGCCGACCGGAGGCAACCCGCTCGTCAATCTGATAGCTGTAGTTGCCGTCCGTCTCGGAACGGAACCCGTCCGGGTTCTTGATCAGCCGCAGGATTGCATCGGCTTCGACCATCTTCACGACATCCTCGTCAAGCACGCCGTCTGCGATCCTGGCGTCAAGATCGGGAAGTCTGGACTTGAGGAGGAGTTCGACATCGTTAAGGCGAACTGTGACGATCTGACTTTCGGACTCGTCCAGGTCGCGCCCTAGTCGGGCCTCCACATCCTCAACGGTTGCGTAGGCCATGTGGACTCCTACCCGTTCTTAGGTGGCCTGCCTCGCCGGGCAGGCTTGGGGGATTCGGCCGGCTCGTCTTCGATGCGTCGCCAACCGAACGTTGATTCGAGACGAGCGGCCTTTTCCTCGCTCACCTCTACGATCGAGCCGCGTTCGGCTCTCATGCGGACGCTCACGGCGTCAACCTCTCGATTGCTGCGACCCAGGCGGTCAACTCAGGCCGCGGGTCTAGTTCTGCTGATCGCTCAAGGGCGCTGAGACGCGCCCGCTCGTAGATCCCCGGGGCGCTGAGCACCCGGAGAGCGACCTCCCAGGCGTCTGGGTCGTCCCTATCCACGAAGATCCCCCGAGGCCCTTGTGACTCCAGGAGTCCGGGCGTCGGGTGTGCGATGACTGGGATGCCTGAGGCGAGGGCTTCGACCCCCGCCATGCCGTACGACTCGTAGACGGAGGGCATGAGGAGCACGCGGGTTCGACACCACACCTGTTCCCGCATCCGGTCCGTGTGGTCCTGGATGACGACGTTGGGGAGGTCTCGACGCACGACCTGTTCACCGTGGCCCCCGACGACGCCTAGGAAGCGCTGATCGGGCATCCGGCGGGCCAGGTCGTAGAAGAGGTCTGCTCCCTTGTTCCGGTTGAGGTTGACCAGGGTCACTGCGTAGCCCGGCACCGTGCGGTGCTGCTCCGCGAAGACAGGGGGGTGGACTACGAGGTTGTTCGGCGCTCGCTCCGCGAACTTGTCCCGCATCCACTCGGTGTTGAAGACCACGAGGTCCGGGCCGAGGTCGAGCATCCCGGGGGTTCCGGCCAGGTCGTTGTGCATGAGGAAGGCAAAGGGGATCTTGAATTTGCGTGCGATCCGGGCGGCCCTGACCGTGTTGTCGTGGTGGGTCACGATCACGTCGGGACGCCAGTCCGCAAGGATCTGTTGTCCGTAGACCAGGTTCGTGGCGAAGACAGGCACGCCTTCGTAGGTGTAGCTCGGCGGTGCTTCAGGGAGCACCGTGGCAATGACTAGGACTTCGTGGCCCTGTGCTTGCAGCGCCTTGACCATCGCGTGAAGCATGGTTTCGGAGCCGGCACACCTGTGCGGCACGTAGAAGTGAACGAAGACAGCTACTCGCATTGGTGGACTCCTGCGAAATGCGGGGACACCACGAAGGTGTCCCCGCATTCTGATTAGCTGCCAGATGGGTTGGTGAACTTGACGAATGCGTCCAGATCACCCACGACCCAGCCAAAAGTGCACTCAACCAGAATCGCAACCTGGTTGGTCTGCCACATGCTGATGGTGTTCACACCATCGGTCAGCGTGGCCTGGTCGGTTACCTTGTACCGAACCTCGTCCGCAAAGCCCCAACGGAGCTGGGAGAAGTCGCCGCCGATCATCTGCACCGTGGACGCGGTAGCCGCGCCAAGGTCACCCTTGACGGCCTTGCCGTAGTAGGCAGGGAAGCCGAGGATGTTACCCACGGTGGAGTTGAAGTTGATCTGCGATGGGTTCTGGAGGTTGCCGTTCGCGTCACGCTCGGCACCCTCACGGATGAGGCGAGCACGGAAACGGGTGTCCACGGTCCAACCCGAGAAGTCGTGCACATCGGAAACCATCTGGTAACCGGTGATCAGCTCGTCGTACAGGTTGTTGTCGGTGACCGCGTCAAGGTTCACGACATTCGAGGTATTCACCAGGACGTTGTCCGTGTCGATGCCCTGGAGGGCACCGCCGCTGAGCGGCTGCTTACCGTGGAAAACGGCCAGGTCAATACCTCGCGCAATCGCGAAGGCCAGGTCATTCTGAAGCTTCGTGTAGAAGCCCTGCGGGTTGGTACGCGCGAACTCCTCCGATACCGTCACGATGGTCGCGAGCTTGATCGGAGAGAAGGACTTGGTGTCCCACGCGGTACCGGAAAGCGGCTTGAGTCCACCTTCACGCTGAGCGTTAGAGGTGCCGGTACCGACCTGTCCGACCTCGGGACGCGCGGTCTGGGTTGGGATTACGGTCTCGCCGTAACCGACTGGGATTCGCTCGCCCAGGCGAAGTACCAGCGAAGCTTCCTGCGCCTTGTCGAAAATGGGGCCGACAATGGTCTTGGGCAGGAGGTCATCAGGGACGTAGGCTAGACGGCCCTGGTGCTTCGTAGAGGTATTCGGGGCAAGCTCATTGATCTGAGCCATGCGGGGTTCTTTTCCTTATCGAGTGAGCTTGCTTTGAAGCAGAGCCGCGAAGGCGTCGCCGGGATCGGAGGAACTACCACCCGAAAGCCCGTGCGAGAGGTCAACGGCAGGAGCGGACTTGCCCGAAACGCCAAACATGTTCTTCAGGTTCTCGGCGTGGGCCTTCAGCTCGTCTTCGTTGGAACCCTTCAGCAGGTCCGCGAATGCGACAGCGGTTTCGCCAGGAACCCCGCTCGCTAGAGCGACCTTGAGCTTTGCCAGGTCGGTTACGGCCTGGTCCCGCTCGGTCGTGATTGCCGACTTCTCATCGGCAACGGTCTTGTACTTCGCATCAAATTCGGCCTGCGCCTGCGCGCGGGCCTCATCGGCTGCGGTCTGTGCCTTGACCCGATACTTCGCGGCCTCGGCGTTCGCCTCCGAAATAGCCTTCCGGCCCCACTCGGGCAGCTCGGCGGCATTCGGGGCGTCCTTGGTGGCGTCGTCGGACATGGCTGTGCCTCCTGGGCATGAAAAAAGCGCCCTCCAGGGGCGCTAAAGAATGGGTACGGGTCAGGCCGCGGCGGCAAAGTCCGCCGGGTTTACTTGGCCTCGGTCAACCGCGCGACGAAGCGCGTTCAGGGCGTCCTCATGGCCCTTGGTGACTTGCTTCCATAGCTCGTAGGCCGCATCGGCTTCTTCGCGGCCTTCCCAGTCGTTCACGTCGAAAACCGGGACAACCTTGCAGTCGCAACCCGGATGCCACTTGACCATCAACTTCTTGAAGGCCGAGTTAGCGTCGTCCAAGAGAGCAGCGTTGTCCGCGCTCGGACTTAGCCGGTTGTTGCGGCGAGCCGCCATGAGATTCAGGCCGAGGTCGAATGCATCGGTTTGGGCTCCTTTGAACCCGGCCGTGTCAGCATCGAGATATACGGCCCCTCTGGAGACCAGCATCAAGCAGAAAGCGCAGGTTTCTTTGCCTGTCGCGACGCGCGCCCAGCGAACTCCGAAAGGATCGCTTTGCGCGCCCTTGATCAGGAGCTTGCGACCTGCGTTCTCGACCTCTTTAGCGACTCTGAGCGCCGAAATGATGATCGCGCCTTGGTTGTCCTCGCCGTTGCCGAAGTGCTTCTCTGCGGGACGCAGAGCCTCTTCGAGCCATGCGAAGTCGTACCAAGGCAGGTCAACCGGGTGCGTGGCCTCGCCTACGTGTTCCACCCGCTTGGCGTCGTAGAACGCCCGCGCGAGGATCGCGGTCTGTCTGCGGGCCTCTACCACGGATGGGTAGATGCTGCGGAGGATGCCCAGCCAGGCCAGGGGGGTAAGAGGGACAAACCGGAACGGCAGGAGCACGGCCAGGACCAGGCGCACGAGGGCCGCCGTGATCGCGGCCTGCGCTGCGGTGTACTCGGTGAGGGTCACTTCGCCGGGGCCTTCTTCTGCTGGCTTCCGCCCGAGGCAGCTCCACCGCCAGGCGCACCGCCCGGACCGCCAGGACCGGCCCCACCCGCGAGGATCGCGTTGAGCTGGCTCATGGGGTCGTCCTTCTCCCACTCGCGCATCTGCTCACGCTGGATGTCGGTATAGCCCATTTCGATGCGGGCCTGCTCGGTCGGGATGATGTGAGCGGCGTGCAACTTCGCGACTCCATCGGCCTTCGCGGCAAACGTCGGCGTGCTTGGGTCGCGCCATACCGTTTCAAGCTTGTAGGCGTCCGATGGAACCGAACCGTCCATAGCGAGCATTCCGAGACGCATTGCGCGTTCCCACGCGCCGCCGAACATCCGCGCTTTGCGCTCGCTTTTCTTGACCAGGCGCGATTCGGCGCTCTTGATCGCCTCAGCCGAAGCGGGGTTCTCGGAGGAGAACGAAAGGTACTGGGGAGGAAGCCCGGTGTACGAGGCAACTTGCTTCGCGAGTTCCTGAAGAGCCTCAACGAAGTTGCGGAGATCGGCCGCGGAGTACTGAGCGATCTTGCCGTTCGAGTCCTCGAAAGCCAACATTCGGGCGTAGTACGCCTCTAGCTGAGCGCCTGGGTTTTCCGGATCGTTGGTGAACTCTTCAGCCGCAACGCCGAATAGAACGCGCTGCGGTACGGCCATGAGTTCGGCCGCTGCCTGGAGGTTCATCATGATTCGGCTCGCCGCGTCGGTGGCGCTCCGAAGCTCCGGAGTCATCTCGCTCTTGCCGAACGGCTCGGAAAGTCGCTCACGGTTGATGAGTGGGCTCACCAATGGGCGTCCGAGGTTGTGCTTGTTCGAGCTGATAACCGACCACTCGGCGTTCGGACGCTGCGACCTTCCGAGATAAACCGTCTCGTCGGGAAGCAGGAGTGTCACTCGGTCTTCCTGTGGGCTCTCCGGGGAACGGTAGAGCCTCAGCGCACGACGGATCTGGCGGGTACGCTGGTCGAGCGTGCCGACAAAGTGGAAGGGCGATTCGACTCTGATCAATGGAATCGTCGGGTCTAGGTCTTCGTCGTTCTCGTCGGGGACCGACACGGTGATGTACGAAACGCCGTGAATCATGGATTCGAGATGTCCGAGCGGAGCCTCTTCGTCCAGGGCGTTTGCCTGCCACCAATCCCAGAGACGTTCGTCGGCCTCTGCCTCGTCGCCCGAGCGGAAACCTTCCACGTCTAGACGTTCGTCAATCGCGTCCAGGTAGATTCGGCAGTAGCCGATCGCGGCGGTGAGATGCCGCATCTCCGGCGGGGTAGCTAGCCCCAGGGCTTTGAGTCGGTATTCGGCCTCGTAGTAATCCTGGTTTTCCTGAAGCGCGGGCTGCTGCGTGTTCAGAAGGTTCGTGAGGTCCGTGACGTCCTTGTCGTAGGCAGTGGTCATCGAACGATCACCACCCCACGGCCACGGTTGTTCTTGGACATCAGAAATTCCTGTCTCGCACCGAACGCAAGGACGGCGCAGACAGCGGCGTCGATCTTCCGGGAAGAGTTCTTGGTTGCCTTGCTGATCGAGATACCGAAGTTGTTCGGCCGCCGCACGGCATTGGTGACGTGACGCTTGAGAACTACAGAGCCGCCGTGCACGATTTCGCGCTCAACGACCGCGTCTTGGAACCGCTCGCACTCAAGCGTGAAGTTCTTGATGTTCGATCGCATGTCGTACGCGATTGGGTGCTTGGCTGTCGCCTTTACCTTGAGCTTCTTGCCGTACTTAGCGCCCCAGGCATCGACGTAGCTCTCAAACTCACGCACGTCCGCACGGAACGCGACAACGTCGAACCTGCCGAAGACCCAATCGACCGTGTCGTTGACATCGGTCCGCGGCACTTCACCGTTGTACTTCTCGGGATTCCAGACCTTGATGGGGAAAACCGCTGCGTCTTCGACGCGAACCGCCACAAGAGCAGTCCAGTCTTCCGACTTTGAGCCGTCGAAACCGAGGGTGATCCTGTCACCCTTTTCGAGCGGACGAAGCTTGGAGTACTGGCAGGCGTCCCATTCACGAGGCGACACCCAGGCGTCTTCCGCCGCGTTGACCTGGTTCAAGAACTTCCGGCGCGACTCGGTGACATCGTTCCGAACGTCAAGAATCGACTCGATGATGGTGTCAACGTCGAGCCATTCAGCGTCACCACGAGCTACCAGGAGTCCCTGACGTAGGCGCTCAAGTGCCCAGTCGTACGCCTCTTCGTCCTCCACCAGGTCGGCAAGCTCACCAACGGGTGTGTCGGGCGGGGCCTCAATCGAATCGTAGAGAAAACCGACATCGACGGCTTCGCCCGCCTGGACGGCTAGGTAAGCGTCCCAGTCCCGTTCAGCGTCGGATTCCTCGCCGGGCCTGTGAGCGTTGCAGATGGATAGCGACCGGCAGATGCCGTAAGCACCCTTGGTGACGTTACCCGCGATTACGTTAGCCATCTCGTGACCCGAGTTGTTCTCCTGCCACCATTGAGTTTCGTTCTTGATGACGAATGTCGGGCGCTTGCCCTCCAAGGAGAGCGGAGACGAGGTAACGGCCTCGATGATCCCGCCTGCGGCGGAATAAATGATGGTCTTGTGGATGTCCAAACCGAATTCGGTCCGCGTGTGCTTGGCGATCATCGCGGGAAACAGCATGAACGTGTTGCGGGTCTGGTCCTGGGACACTGCTGCGATCTGGACCCAGGCAGCCGCTTTGGGTTTCCCTACGGCATTCCCGTTGGCATCCCAGTGGCTAAATTGCACGGGTCCGCAAAGCTCGACTACCGCCATTGCTGCGGCAATCGGGTCTTTCCCCCATCCCTTAAGGCGACGCAGTAGCCCATTGCGGTAGACGAAGCGACCGGAGTGCTCATCGACCGCGTACCACCACAGCAAGAAACGAAACTGCTCGTCTGTTACGAGAAACGGCTGACCCGCCCGAGGCCCGCTAGGCTGGACGAGGTATTTGAACATCCAGTTCACGATTACGTCGCCCAAGGTCTTCTTGGGTAGATGCCAACCGCCCGACTTCCGGCGTTGCCAGGTCGGGCCGATTACGTAGCTCGGTGCGGGCTCTAGGTCGTCGTCGTTATCGACCACGTGAACCCCTATTTGATTGAGTGAGTCTGACTAGCAGGGCTCGAACCTGCGGCCTCCTGATCCCAAATCAGGCGCTCTTCCTACTGAGCTACAGCCAGGAAGTGTCCTTCGAGGGATTCGAACCCCCACTGACCACGTTCTAAGCGTGGTGCCTCTGCCGTTGGGCTAGAAGGACGGGGTGGCCGGCGGGATTCGAACCCGCACGCCCGGAATCACAATCCGGTGCTCTGCCCTTGAGCTACGGTCACGGTCGGAATGGAAGGAGTCGAACCCACGACACCCCGGGTGTAAGCCGGGTGCTCTTCCGCTGAGCTACATTCCGTGGTGGGGAAGAAGGGACTCGAACCCTCGCCTAGCCGGGTTATGAGCCCGGTCCTCTGCCGCTGAGGTACTTCCCGTTAAATCCGAGGCCGGCCCTGCCTGGTTGAAGTCGCGGCGGCTGCGTCTACCCGCGACCCTCGGAAAGCTCCCCCGCCTGGACTCGAACCAGGAACCCGCCGATTAACAGTCGGCTGCTCTGCCTTTGAGCTACGCGGGAAAGGTGTCACGAAACGACACCAAAGTTCTTGGCGCACATGTAGAAGGGGAAGTCCGTGCTGGCGTACATCGTGCCAAGTCCATTCGCCTTGGCGGCAACCACAAAACGAACCTGACCTGAGTCAAGATCGCTCGACTCGACCACGAATCCCCTGGGCGTCGTCAGATTCGGATACTCCGCCGATGGATCGGCGTACCAAGCGGGATCACCCTCCACCAGAGGCGTTGACGTACCGGTGGACAAGTACCTGACGAGCTGGCTCCCGACGATGACCGCCAGGTCCAGGAAGGCGTTCGACGCGTCCGAGCGCATCCCGTGCGCTCCGATCTCGACCCAGTGCCCTTCCGAGGCAGGAAGCTGGACCTCCAGCCCGGCTAGGGCCTGCCAACCACCCGACGTGTTCGGAAGGGTGATGTTGCCGGACGTGATCCGGACTGGTCGCACAACAAGCCGGGCGGACTTGGTGTCCAAGGCCGCTTGCGTAGCCGTCGAAATCGGCTTCGCCAGGTCGGCCGTGTTGTCCACATTGGACAGGCCCGCCTGGTCCTTGGTGTGGGTGTGAGAGAGGGCTGCCTTCGTCGCCAGCGCGGTCACTAGCTCCGCATCGGTGACATAGTCACCGGGGTCCTCGGGTGAGCCTCCCGAGGACAACGCCAGGGCGATGTTGCCCGAGGCGTCGGGACCGACGCCGTTGACGGACCGCACGGGTGTGAGCAGTTCTCGCTGTGGGACTGCTGAGACAGCCTTGGCGAGGTCAACCGTGGCACCCGAGGGCGCAGCGACGAACAGAACGGTCTTCCGGTGTCGAAGGTCGATCTCGACCCTGTAGAGCCAATTCCGGGGGGTGAGGTCTGCATCGTCGGTCGCAGGAACCTGTACCGAGAACGGACCGCTGACGTTGATGGCGATGGGCGACTGATTCAGTGCAACGGCGGGTGAGCCGGCAACCACCACGTGCGAAACGTTGGGGCGCAACGTGATGGTGCCCGTGTCTGCTGCTCCCGTGAAGTCACGGAAGTCCCCGATGATCGTAGCCGTTGAGACGTTGTTTGGGATCGGCATGTCTTGCCCTCTCGAAGCGGCGAAGACTGCGAAACTTGTTGCTACGCCAGGAGCTTAGCCCAGTCGTCCCACCAGACTTCGCCGTACCTGGTGGTGCCTGGCATGTGGGCGCGCTGCCATGCGGCGACCGCGTTGGCCGTGGGCTGCTCGTAGATCCCGTCCGCCCAGCCCGCGTAGGCGGGCGCGAAGCCCTTTCGCTGTAGGGCCTGCTGGATACGAACGATGTGAGGGCGTTCGTGGGGGTAGTAGCCCCCGTGGCTCTGGGCAGGCCCGGTGATCAGACCGAAGTACTCGTTCCTGGGAAGCGGCCAAGCCGGCGCACTCGGTGACGGAGCTGGACCAGGCGCAGGAGAAGACCCGCGGCCGAGAACCAAGCGGTCCCAGTCGTCCTTATACGCGCGGCCGGTCTGAGGTCGGCCCGCCGAAGCCTGCCAGGAGCGCATAGCGTCCGTGGTGGGCTGCTCCCACACTCCGTCAGCCCAACCCGAGTGGGAGGGTGCCTTGCCGGCTCGCTGAAGCGCTTGCTGAACCTGGCGGACCCAGACTCGTTCGCCCGGGGTGTAGCCGCCGTGGGACTCGTCGGGGCCGCTGATGTCCCCGAAGTAGTGCCCCGAGGGGAGAGGGAACTCTGTGGCCGGCGAAGGCGACGGACCAGGGGCGGGCACCTGCCCGCCCGCGACGCGTGGAATGATCACGTCCCGCGCCTGGGGGATGCGTAGGGGACCAGGGCAGGCACGAGGTCCGCCGGCCCATTCGTACGCGTAAAGATTGTGCCAGCCGATGCCGTTGCCGTACGCGCCGTTGGCGAGTCGCTTGGGGATGCCGTGGGCATCGCAGATCCACGCCACCAGACGAACGAGGGCGTTGACCTGAGCATCGGTCCACGGAACGTTCGGGTTGCCGCCGTCCCAGGTCTCGATGCTTACCGCAAAATCGTTCGCGTTGACATTGGCATCGGCACGGACGTTGGTATCAACGTACTGGTAGATCACACCGTGCTGGCTCACATAGAAGTGAGACTCAAGCACGATGCCCGGCGAATTCCAATAGCCCTCAAGGGACTCTGCGCCGGACACGGCGGTATGAAGGATGACGAGCCGCGGAGTGATTCGGTTCTGTTGGTACGACTCGGGGATCAGCCGATGGACGGCAAAAGGGCATAGAGCCATTGCGGGTGCCTTACGGGAGCTAAGTCCCCGCCACGCTCGCCCGACAAACGGGAAAGGGGATCGGGGCGTGACGGGAAAAAGGAGGCCGATCCGGGAGCGACGCGGAAGGAGGACACGCGCTCAACCGAATCGGAGTCGGTGTAGGCTCTTACCTGTGGGAGAGCAGGAGAGCGCAGATCAGCCGGTGCTGGATGATGAGGTGTTGTCCGGGGTTGCGGACAGCCTCTTGAAGGCGGCCGAAAGGGTACGT
This genomic window from Saccharothrix sp. HUAS TT1 contains:
- a CDS encoding phage major capsid protein, coding for MAQINELAPNTSTKHQGRLAYVPDDLLPKTIVGPIFDKAQEASLVLRLGERIPVGYGETVIPTQTARPEVGQVGTGTSNAQREGGLKPLSGTAWDTKSFSPIKLATIVTVSEEFARTNPQGFYTKLQNDLAFAIARGIDLAVFHGKQPLSGGALQGIDTDNVLVNTSNVVNLDAVTDNNLYDELITGYQMVSDVHDFSGWTVDTRFRARLIREGAERDANGNLQNPSQINFNSTVGNILGFPAYYGKAVKGDLGAATASTVQMIGGDFSQLRWGFADEVRYKVTDQATLTDGVNTISMWQTNQVAILVECTFGWVVGDLDAFVKFTNPSGS
- a CDS encoding phage portal protein; amino-acid sequence: MTTAYDKDVTDLTNLLNTQQPALQENQDYYEAEYRLKALGLATPPEMRHLTAAIGYCRIYLDAIDERLDVEGFRSGDEAEADERLWDWWQANALDEEAPLGHLESMIHGVSYITVSVPDENDEDLDPTIPLIRVESPFHFVGTLDQRTRQIRRALRLYRSPESPQEDRVTLLLPDETVYLGRSQRPNAEWSVISSNKHNLGRPLVSPLINRERLSEPFGKSEMTPELRSATDAASRIMMNLQAAAELMAVPQRVLFGVAAEEFTNDPENPGAQLEAYYARMLAFEDSNGKIAQYSAADLRNFVEALQELAKQVASYTGLPPQYLSFSSENPASAEAIKSAESRLVKKSERKARMFGGAWERAMRLGMLAMDGSVPSDAYKLETVWRDPSTPTFAAKADGVAKLHAAHIIPTEQARIEMGYTDIQREQMREWEKDDPMSQLNAILAGGAGPGGPGGAPGGGAASGGSQQKKAPAK
- a CDS encoding phage tail assembly protein, translating into MSEVFTLEALEAELDRRYGPLVFEANSERFELRPLLRCPRDERDSVTAALKSLEDVDEADVSEDEIVDAMSYVLRTVTANGRGDKLVQALGDDLLRYQVLFEKWTEKTQAGEA
- a CDS encoding Gp19/Gp15/Gp42 family protein, which encodes MAYATVEDVEARLGRDLDESESQIVTVRLNDVELLLKSRLPDLDARIADGVLDEDVVKMVEADAILRLIKNPDGFRSETDGNYSYQIDERVASGRLDIMAREWTLLGVKSGAYTVRPYLKPYGPLSFHPWEDATTPFDQLPAWDGELGPEWTEFRT
- a CDS encoding DUF5403 family protein, encoding MANRVQLIGQKAMNKVISQRPEVLDAVKDAAEKIRAKAQRLLLPHRITGDHKIEMEKNLKEKYGFLDYEISLVGDAAAPLEFGHLHNVSGRWVNGLYIIHRASGLIP
- a CDS encoding glycosyltransferase, producing MRGHLRGVPAFRRSPPMRVAVFVHFYVPHRCAGSETMLHAMVKALQAQGHEVLVIATVLPEAPPSYTYEGVPVFATNLVYGQQILADWRPDVIVTHHDNTVRAARIARKFKIPFAFLMHNDLAGTPGMLDLGPDLVVFNTEWMRDKFAERAPNNLVVHPPVFAEQHRTVPGYAVTLVNLNRNKGADLFYDLARRMPDQRFLGVVGGHGEQVVRRDLPNVVIQDHTDRMREQVWCRTRVLLMPSVYESYGMAGVEALASGIPVIAHPTPGLLESQGPRGIFVDRDDPDAWEVALRVLSAPGIYERARLSALERSAELDPRPELTAWVAAIERLTP